The following are from one region of the Isachenkonia alkalipeptolytica genome:
- a CDS encoding ATP-binding cassette domain-containing protein yields the protein MHLEIKNLYKSFGDSQVLHGISFEVESGKALGFLGRNGAGKTTTLRILMNLYKQNQGEILLDGKPFKVQEHQIGYLPEERGLYPTFVLLPHKTVPVTYVGS from the coding sequence ATGCATTTGGAAATCAAAAATTTATACAAAAGCTTCGGAGACAGCCAGGTGCTCCACGGCATAAGTTTTGAAGTGGAAAGCGGTAAGGCCCTGGGATTTTTGGGAAGAAACGGGGCGGGAAAAACCACCACCCTTCGAATTTTAATGAATTTATATAAACAAAACCAAGGGGAGATTTTGCTGGACGGAAAGCCCTTTAAGGTACAGGAACATCAAATCGGGTATCTGCCCGAAGAGAGGGGGCTGTATCCAACGTTTGTATTGCTACCTCACAAAACCGTCCCTGTAACATATGTTGGATCATAG